One segment of Palaemon carinicauda isolate YSFRI2023 chromosome 35, ASM3689809v2, whole genome shotgun sequence DNA contains the following:
- the LOC137627439 gene encoding uncharacterized protein has protein sequence MRVQMAILLALGVSLTVADRKSFGIQLPVFQVEAARPQEYHIRPPQTGSSDYFIFGSPLGTGHAVDSPAGAVTRGEVSDIEAFSATFSHGFADLPEYDAFSTVPRMIFRTDDDDSHSEEDDDDDDK, from the exons ATGAGAGTTCAG ATGGCTATCCTATTGGCTCTGGGTGTATCCCTCACAGTCGCCGACAGAAAGTCTTTCGGAATCCAGCTTCCAGTTTTCCAAGTCGAAGCCGCCCGCCCTCAGGAGTATCACATACGACCACCCCAAACAGGATCCTCTGACTACTTCATCTTCGGTAGTCCCTTAGGTACAGGACATGCGGTCGATAGCCCAGCTGGGGCCGTTACCCGCGGGGAAGTCAGTGACATTGAAGCCTTCTCGGCAACCTTCAGCCATGGTTTCGCCGACCTTCCCGAATACGACGCGTTCTCCACGGTCCCAAGGATGATCTTCAGGACAGATGATGACGATAGTCATtccgaggaagatgatgatgatgatgataaatag